The Zingiber officinale cultivar Zhangliang chromosome 2A, Zo_v1.1, whole genome shotgun sequence genomic sequence AACCTACGTGTTATCCCATGTGCTACACCAGTTCACATGCTATCTCAACCCTTGCATTATGGCAACACACAAATAGGGACAATTGGCCAAAAGACATGGCCCGTCAAGTACAAAAACATAGGATCGATGAAGTTGATCTGATCGAGTGGGATAGAATTGAAAGTCCGGTCAGTCAAACCGAGTGGAGAGGAGTTAAGTGTTCAGTCGACGGAGCCAAGTGGGGAGGAGCTGAGTGTTCAGTCGGTAGGACAGAGCGGAGATGAAGCCAATTGTTCGATTAGTAGAGTTAAGTCGATTGAATCGGGCCTTGAATCGAAGGAGCTGATCAAATTGAGCGGGACGATCAAATCGACGGTGCAGATTGAACAAGACGAtggaatatattatttttttttaatgtctatTAATTCAATTGAGAAAATTTCCCAAATGTACACAACGCTGCGTTATGCGCCCGCTCGGCCCTCTcttcgccgccgccgccaccgccgccgAATCCAACGTCGCCTTCTCCGCCCCTTTTATTCCGtcacctccctcctcctcctcctcctcctccgagcAATGCCTTGGAGATCCCGCGACGATGGTGGCCACCCGTCTCGAGGCTTGCGCTGACCACCGTGATCTGGCGCGGACGCATGCCCATGTCCTCCGCTTCCATCTCCTCCGCGCATCCTTCCACTGGAACGCCCTCATCCGCTGTTACCTCCGCCTCGGCCGCCCCCGCGCGTCCCTCTCACTCTACGCCCAGATGTGCCGTTCCGGCGCAACTCGGGACCGCTACACGCTCCCTCTCGCCGTCAAGGCCGCCGCGCTCCTCTTTGCGTTCGCGTCCGGGGTTCAGCTCCACTGCACCGCCTTCAAGCTCGGATTGGCCTGCCATGAGTTCACCGAGAGCGGTCTCATCAGCCTCTACGCCAAGGCCGGACTTTTTGGCTCGGCGGCGAAGGTGTTCGACCAAAGTGCGCACAGAAAGCTCGGTTCTTGGAATGCCATCATAAGTGGCCTCACGCAGGGCGGCCGACTGAGGGAAGCCATGAATGCGTTCGTGGAGCTACGGAGAAGCGGGCTGGTGCCCGACGACGTGACGATGGTCAGCTTGGCTTCTGCCTGCGGGGGGCTAGGCGACATCGATCTGGCCGAACAAGTGCACAAGTGCCTTCTGCAGGCCGGCCGCTCAGGGAGGTTGGAGGTCACGCTATCGAATTCTTTGATCGATATGTATGCTAAATGCGGCCGGACTGACCTCGCCCGCAAGGTGTTCGTTAGAATGTCAAGGAGAGATGTTTCATCTTGGACATCCATGATAATGAGCCTGGCAGTGCAAGGGGAAGAATCTACCGCTCTGGACCTCTTCCAAGAAATGCAGCTGGACGGAGTGCGACCGAACAAGGTGACCTTTGTCGCGGTGCTGAGCGCCTGCGCCCACGGTGGTCTGGTGGACGAGGGCATGAACTACTTGGAAGCAATGACCAAGGAATTCAATCTAGTTCCCACCGTAGCCCATTACGGTTGCATTGTGGATATGCTGGGCAAGCTGGGGCAGCTCGAGCAGGCGAGAACCGTAGTGGAGACGATGCCAATGGAAGCGAACTCAGTGGTTTGGGGATCGCTCTTGGGCGCGTGCGAGAAGCATGCTAACGTCGAGGTTGGAGAGTGGGCGGCGAAGAATTTGCTGGACCTGGAGCCTTGGAACGACGGCGTTTACGTAGTGCTGTCAAATATTTATGCAGAGGCAAAGAACTGGAGGGAAGTGGAGAGAATTCGAAAACTGATGAAGGATAGAAGAGTTGCTAAGGCCCCAGGCTACAGTTCTTCATTAACATAAGATGAAATATGTAGTGTGGTCATCTTATTCCTTCTTATTATTACAATCAATCGGCGAAGCATGATGCAATGGCGACTACAGAATTTGAATCAGAAGCACAAATTGGGTAATAGCAATTACTATTCCGAGAGAGCTGATCGCAGCAGCGTCGGAAGTTGCAGGTAGCTGGGCCGGTGCTGGCGCAGGCGATGTCCAACTGCCAAAGGCATCCGGAACAGGCGGCGGAGTCACTGACAAAGGAGGCGGTGCTTTTGGCGCGGGACAAGGGGTTGAGTGTGGCGGAGGCGGCCAGTGCCGGATGGCCATGACCACCACCTCCAGCTTCTGCCCCAGCTCGCACTTTCCCGGAGCGCCGCTCACGAAGAAGAACAACCCGGAGTGGTTGAACGCAAATCGGTCATTGCCTCCGTCGAGCCACAGTAAGGGTCTGCTCAAGTTGCAggagtagaaatcatgctccgGCACCATCAAAACAGAGTCCTTCCCCTTCTCGTACGCGAAAACTGTAACATAAAATCTAGAATTTACTAATCACCAGTTTAGAACTCTCGATCTGATCCGGAAAATTAGCAATGGAAGATCACGAACCGATGGAATCACTGACTTGAAACCTGTTTCTCTCGGCCCAATGGCTGTAACTCTCAGAGGGATGCAGCACCCAGCCATCTCTGCCGCCGGCGTAGAAGTCGTAACCCCGAATCAAGTCCATCATCGCCAGCAAAACCAGAGCAACTACGAGAAGCTGCAGAGGAAATCCATTAGCAGAAAGAGATGGAACCTCCATTGTTCTCTGACTCCTCTCCTTCGAAGAACAGAGCAAGGCAGAGTGGAACGATACACAGAAAACAGTCTTAAATAGGAAGAAGTTACCGTTGAGACCATGGCCAACGATTTCCGTAACGTAAAAAAGTGGACGGACCGATGGAAGACACgtggaggaaaaagaaaaacggACGGCGAATGATTGCGGTTAAATGCAACgcattaattgatatttttcatCTTTCTTTTTTCCCGTTGAGCTGGTTTATTAATTAATGTCAATTAATttgatgatttttaaaaggagattttttttcctaatttgtcGATGCATCTGGGCTGATTGGGCCATTTGGGCCTTTAGTGTACCAATTGGGAGATGGGGTGCAACTTTTGCTTTTTATGGAAATTTGGTGGTTGGATTTGACAAAATGTAATTAAGATTTTTGACAAGTTTGGATGCAATTAAGATTCATGTGCATAGAGAATTAGTTGGTGCGGATGTGAGGCTTTAAATCACATCAATCAAAAATTTTTGGACATCAAAGTTGAAAGAAATCATAGATGCTCCCTCTAACCCCCGATCGGCTACGTACTCTGATCGAGTCTCTCTCGATCGAGACCTTTAAGCGAGAGTCTCGGTCAAGACTTATGAGTAGGAGTATTTCACTTCTCTCGATTAATTAGTGTCTGAATGACTATTTGAGGACTCCGGGACCTCCATTCTAACTCTCTTATCCCACacttttcttcttctccagaaGTACAGTAATCTCCAAGTGGTGGTGATTCATGGGACCCATCAACCCGTTCAGATCCTCTGTCCAtaaatttctctgtccccgtgtcccctgCCGATCGGACagatcagattacatctcaaggcatcatgacatctttaagatgtgtgcagtatcctcgtgatgtgcaagacatctttgagatgtaatctgatccgtccgatcgatAAGGGGATACGGGGATAAAAAAATTTAGAGACAGAGAATCTGAAATACccattgatccggcggtaagaatgggggacccatttcctgaagggtctcagcttgaggaccgatgaagggctgactaagcggttaatgatcacgccgagcagctgagtaagtccgagcggagctagacatAACCCATCCaggggtttgggtttccgacgccaaggcaggaggatcgaagggccgagcgggattccgctcggctggaaccgaagggccgagcgggtagtccgttcggccaagataagggcgagggtacaaagggggccgagcggcctatgcgctcggctcgggatatgggatatcacctaaagcatgtctgatgattaggccgtacacaagatcgcacgatggaagtgttggttgctactcggaaaacctataggttccactgtacaaaaattttgtacaaaggcctgaaccttttcctagctaccatgtgttcttttaaattaaatttttgaatcgcctgcggaactttacacgtttgatccaaaacttaatctatttgttcttttaggttttgacttggatctcctgcggaacttaacacgtttgacccaagtctccttaagttattaattccattaaatattaatttccataaaaggttcccagtactgacgtggcgaggcacatgaccttcttggatatgggagcaaccaccaccgactagacaaaacctttaatagaaagctaatatttaatttcctaaaataactttaggttaaccaaagagaacaatcaaatcacaaggaaaagaaagaaacaaaagaacacaacttcgaaaaaccatattcgaaacactagaacgtaagcctcttgtatttggtattatttccaaaaataactagcatgatgcggaaatagaaattactagttataccttgtagaaaaacctcttgatcttctaccgtattcctcttcttatcccggacgtcgtgtgggcgacgatcttccgagatgagaaccaccacgcaccttcttcttctccaagcaaggttcggccacaagaagaaccacctccaaggaagaagaacttgatcaccaccaatgctccaaaggatcttcaagatgaggcttcctcctcttcttcttctccttcctaggtccggccaccaacaagagctccaagagatgtatggttcggccaccaaaagagaagaaagaagaaagcctagggccggccacaagaagaagaaaagagggagagaaaaataaaaatattgtctctcttcaaggcaccttaaccccctcttttataatccttggccttgacaattaaggaaacttattaaaaataatatcaatagctttccttaatatgaattaatgaggaattaataaaataaaaactccccattaaattcatatggccggccacaatttaaagagaagaaaatttttcaatcaacaaaaatttccttatttgttcttgtaaatttaatttctcttcaaaatcccttcatggttgataaaaaggaaatttctataattttaattttatcaacatgtggataatatttaaagagaaaataaaatatctctacaatctacaaataaggaaagagatctaatctttttctttaatcttttgtagatctattacaagagagatattttaattttaattctctttaaattatatcttccacataataataaaaattaaaattaaatttcttttttaatttattttggccggccctactagcttgggttcaagctagggccggccacccaattttatacctaggccggccctagcttgttcccaagctagcttggccggcccctattgggtaggtttagaaggtgggtataggtgggtatagaactctataaataagaggctacgatagggaccgagaggaggaattggttttggtctcccgataaaattaagcatcccgtgttcgccccgaacacacaacttaattttatcaatgataattcattccactagagaactatcattgaactaccgcaccaatcccaaattacattttgggctccttcttattatgagtgtgttagtctcctatgtttaagatataatgtccactaattaagtgagttaccgacaactcatttaattaatatctaagtccaagagtagtaccactcaaccttatcgccatgtcggactaagtccaccgcaggtttaacatgacaatccttatgagctcctcttggggacattatcaacctagtatctctaggacacagtttccttctataatcaacaacacacactataagtgataccatttcccaacttatcgggtttattgattcatcgaactaaatctcacccattgataaattaaagaaataaatatcaaatatatgtgcttgttattatatcagggttaagagcacacacttccataataaccgaggtctttgtttctttataaaatcagtataaaagaaac encodes the following:
- the LOC122040451 gene encoding pentatricopeptide repeat-containing protein At1g77170, mitochondrial-like, which codes for MRPLGPLFAAAATAAESNVAFSAPFIPSPPSSSSSSSEQCLGDPATMVATRLEACADHRDLARTHAHVLRFHLLRASFHWNALIRCYLRLGRPRASLSLYAQMCRSGATRDRYTLPLAVKAAALLFAFASGVQLHCTAFKLGLACHEFTESGLISLYAKAGLFGSAAKVFDQSAHRKLGSWNAIISGLTQGGRLREAMNAFVELRRSGLVPDDVTMVSLASACGGLGDIDLAEQVHKCLLQAGRSGRLEVTLSNSLIDMYAKCGRTDLARKVFVRMSRRDVSSWTSMIMSLAVQGEESTALDLFQEMQLDGVRPNKVTFVAVLSACAHGGLVDEGMNYLEAMTKEFNLVPTVAHYGCIVDMLGKLGQLEQARTVVETMPMEANSVVWGSLLGACEKHANVEVGEWAAKNLLDLEPWNDGVYVVLSNIYAEAKNWREVERIRKLMKDRRVAKAPGYSSSLT
- the LOC122040362 gene encoding early nodulin-like protein 1, which gives rise to MEVPSLSANGFPLQLLVVALVLLAMMDLIRGYDFYAGGRDGWVLHPSESYSHWAERNRFQVSDSIVFAYEKGKDSVLMVPEHDFYSCNLSRPLLWLDGGNDRFAFNHSGLFFFVSGAPGKCELGQKLEVVVMAIRHWPPPPHSTPCPAPKAPPPLSVTPPPVPDAFGSWTSPAPAPAQLPATSDAAAISSLGIVIAITQFVLLIQIL